Proteins from one Mercurialis annua linkage group LG7, ddMerAnnu1.2, whole genome shotgun sequence genomic window:
- the LOC126655691 gene encoding GLABRA2 expression modulator isoform X1 has protein sequence MDKAETGQEQQQKTRTDPSTVVDPNLKSTPDPNKVEVIINHKDDSAAIDKSSSNDSEAVGLDPEGDHQLKEQGPSRTGSGRKSVHWSPELVTESHAASLNNNNDSSNVFIDGSNPYVSSSPAPAASFSFKETMGSVKDVLGRWGKKVGEASKKAEDLAGNTWQHLKTSPSFTEAALGRIAQGTKVLAEGGYEKIFQQTFETVPEEQLQNSYACYLSTSAGPVMGILYVSTAKLAFCSDNPLSYKSSGQTEWSYYKVVIPLHQLKAVNPSSSRTNTAEKYIQVISIDNHEFWFMGFLNYDGAVKCLQDGLQVPSLQSV, from the exons ATGGACAAGGCGGAGACCGGGCAAGAGCAGCAGCAAAAGACGAGAACGGATCCATCCACGGTTGTGGATCCGAATCTGAAATCCACACCTGATCCGAATAAAGTTGAAGTTATTATTAATCATAAAGATGATTCAGCAGCGATTGATAAGAGCAGTAGTAATGATAGTGAAGCGGTTGGATTGGATCCTGAAGGTGATCATCAGTTAAAAGAACAAGGTCCGAGTCGAACTGGATCGGGGAGAAAATCGGTTCATTGGAGCCCCGAACTAGTGACCGAATCTCACGCTGCTTctctaaataataataatgatagtAGCAATGTTTTTATTGATGGATCTAATCCTTATGTTTCTTCTTCTCCAGCTCCAGCTGCTTCGTTTTCGtttaaag AGACGATGGGATCGGTGAAGGATGTGTTAGGAAGATGGGGTAAAAAGGTTGGTGAAGCTAGTAAGAAGGCGGAGGATCTCGCCGGAAACACGTGGCAGCACT TGAAAACATCCCCTAGCTTTACAGAAGCTGCCCTAGGAAGAATTGCTCAGGGAACAAAAGTTCTAGCAGAAGGTGGTTATGAGAAAATCTTTCAACAGACATTTGAAACGGTTCCTGAGGAGCAACTCCAAAATTCATATGCCTGCTACTTATCCACATCAGCTGGTCCAGTTATGGGGATTCTATATGTGTCTACAGCAAAGCTTGCATTCTGTAGTGACAATCCCCTGTCCTATAAATCTAGTGGCCAAACTGAATGGAGCTATTATAAG GTGGTGATCCCATTGCATCAGCTTAAAGCAGTGAATCCTTCTTCTAGCAGAACAAATACTGCTGAGAAATACATTCAGGTGATCTCTATTGACAATCATGAATTTTGGTTCATGGGTTTCTTAAACTATGACGGCGCTGTGAAATGTCTCCAGGACGGTTTGCAAGTTCCTAGTTTACAGTCTGTCTGA
- the LOC126655691 gene encoding GLABRA2 expression modulator isoform X2 yields MDKAETGQEQQQKTRTDPSTVVDPNLKSTPDPNKVEVIINHKDDSAAIDKSSSNDSEAVGLDPEGDHQLKEQAPAASFSFKETMGSVKDVLGRWGKKVGEASKKAEDLAGNTWQHLKTSPSFTEAALGRIAQGTKVLAEGGYEKIFQQTFETVPEEQLQNSYACYLSTSAGPVMGILYVSTAKLAFCSDNPLSYKSSGQTEWSYYKVVIPLHQLKAVNPSSSRTNTAEKYIQVISIDNHEFWFMGFLNYDGAVKCLQDGLQVPSLQSV; encoded by the exons ATGGACAAGGCGGAGACCGGGCAAGAGCAGCAGCAAAAGACGAGAACGGATCCATCCACGGTTGTGGATCCGAATCTGAAATCCACACCTGATCCGAATAAAGTTGAAGTTATTATTAATCATAAAGATGATTCAGCAGCGATTGATAAGAGCAGTAGTAATGATAGTGAAGCGGTTGGATTGGATCCTGAAGGTGATCATCAGTTAAAAGAACAAG CTCCAGCTGCTTCGTTTTCGtttaaag AGACGATGGGATCGGTGAAGGATGTGTTAGGAAGATGGGGTAAAAAGGTTGGTGAAGCTAGTAAGAAGGCGGAGGATCTCGCCGGAAACACGTGGCAGCACT TGAAAACATCCCCTAGCTTTACAGAAGCTGCCCTAGGAAGAATTGCTCAGGGAACAAAAGTTCTAGCAGAAGGTGGTTATGAGAAAATCTTTCAACAGACATTTGAAACGGTTCCTGAGGAGCAACTCCAAAATTCATATGCCTGCTACTTATCCACATCAGCTGGTCCAGTTATGGGGATTCTATATGTGTCTACAGCAAAGCTTGCATTCTGTAGTGACAATCCCCTGTCCTATAAATCTAGTGGCCAAACTGAATGGAGCTATTATAAG GTGGTGATCCCATTGCATCAGCTTAAAGCAGTGAATCCTTCTTCTAGCAGAACAAATACTGCTGAGAAATACATTCAGGTGATCTCTATTGACAATCATGAATTTTGGTTCATGGGTTTCTTAAACTATGACGGCGCTGTGAAATGTCTCCAGGACGGTTTGCAAGTTCCTAGTTTACAGTCTGTCTGA
- the LOC126655691 gene encoding GLABRA2 expression modulator isoform X3, with product MDKAETGQEQQQKTRTDPSTVVDPNLKSTPDPNKVEVIINHKDDSAAIDKSSSNDSEAVGLDPEAPAASFSFKETMGSVKDVLGRWGKKVGEASKKAEDLAGNTWQHLKTSPSFTEAALGRIAQGTKVLAEGGYEKIFQQTFETVPEEQLQNSYACYLSTSAGPVMGILYVSTAKLAFCSDNPLSYKSSGQTEWSYYKVVIPLHQLKAVNPSSSRTNTAEKYIQVISIDNHEFWFMGFLNYDGAVKCLQDGLQVPSLQSV from the exons ATGGACAAGGCGGAGACCGGGCAAGAGCAGCAGCAAAAGACGAGAACGGATCCATCCACGGTTGTGGATCCGAATCTGAAATCCACACCTGATCCGAATAAAGTTGAAGTTATTATTAATCATAAAGATGATTCAGCAGCGATTGATAAGAGCAGTAGTAATGATAGTGAAGCGGTTGGATTGGATCCTGAAG CTCCAGCTGCTTCGTTTTCGtttaaag AGACGATGGGATCGGTGAAGGATGTGTTAGGAAGATGGGGTAAAAAGGTTGGTGAAGCTAGTAAGAAGGCGGAGGATCTCGCCGGAAACACGTGGCAGCACT TGAAAACATCCCCTAGCTTTACAGAAGCTGCCCTAGGAAGAATTGCTCAGGGAACAAAAGTTCTAGCAGAAGGTGGTTATGAGAAAATCTTTCAACAGACATTTGAAACGGTTCCTGAGGAGCAACTCCAAAATTCATATGCCTGCTACTTATCCACATCAGCTGGTCCAGTTATGGGGATTCTATATGTGTCTACAGCAAAGCTTGCATTCTGTAGTGACAATCCCCTGTCCTATAAATCTAGTGGCCAAACTGAATGGAGCTATTATAAG GTGGTGATCCCATTGCATCAGCTTAAAGCAGTGAATCCTTCTTCTAGCAGAACAAATACTGCTGAGAAATACATTCAGGTGATCTCTATTGACAATCATGAATTTTGGTTCATGGGTTTCTTAAACTATGACGGCGCTGTGAAATGTCTCCAGGACGGTTTGCAAGTTCCTAGTTTACAGTCTGTCTGA
- the LOC126655692 gene encoding uncharacterized protein LOC126655692: MNLRALSFANTVTVVPSKQETLHFMENQTKPRILCLHGYRTSGSILQKMIERWPETVLEKLHLHFLDGPFPARGKSDVERVFDPPYFEWYHASQDYKEYVDFDESVAYIEDHMIKHGPFDGVLGFSQGAILSSAMPGMQAQGMAFTRVPKIKFVILISGIRFLGYKYGKPKLAANAFSSPIQCPSLHFIGERDFLKEGGKNLVKLFVDPVVIHHPMGHVVPKLDESSLKTMLSFIKKIQPLASL, encoded by the exons ATGAATTTGAGAGCATTAAGCTTTGCAAATACAGTTACAGTGGTTCCATCAAAGCAAGAAACCCTACATTTTATggaaaatcaaaccaaacccaGAATTCTTTGCCTGCATGGCTACAGAACAAGCGGTTCAATTCTCCAGAAAATGATCGAACGATGGCCCGAGACTGTTCTTGAAAAGCTTCATCTTCATTTTCTTGATGGCCCGTTTCCTGCTCGTGGAAAATCTGATGTTGAACGGGTTTTTGACCCTCCTTATTTCGAATGGTACCATGCCAGTCAG GATTACAAAGAGTACGTAGATTTTGATGAATCGGTTGCTTATATTGAAGATCATATGATTAAACATGGCCCTTTTGATGGTGTTCTTGGTTTTTCTCAG GGGGCAATTTTGTCATCTGCTATGCCAGGGATGCAAGCTCAG GGGATGGCTTTTACAAGGGTACCTAAGATAAAGTTTGTTATATTAATATCTGGGATTAGGTTTCTAGGATACAAATATGGCAAACCAAAGCTAGCTGCTAATGCATTTTCATCTCCTATTCAATGCCCTTCTCTCCACTTTATAG GGGAGAGAGATTTTCTCAAGGAAGGAGGGAAGAATCTGGTTAAATTATTTGTTGATCCTGTTGTGATTCATCATCCAATGGGCCACGTCGTACCAAAACTCG ATGAGAGCAGCCTCAAGACAATGCTTAGCTTCATTAAAAAGATTCAGCCACTGGCATCACTTTGA
- the LOC126656623 gene encoding uncharacterized protein LOC126656623 codes for MPPPVVFHPFRGHYYYAGSSSAPPPFSSGPPSSSGQFYGDSAHHYFQGSCSYPVPPGPSSPFVPPPPAYVPPTVPPFQVQWDQPTQGTQDFPASHGLPETPGTTNFLSYGSSWLGLDSMEAMMFRQQEEFVTPPPATTSTAIPQDLQGDDGADDEEADAGEGDGDGRPGRRYLTISTGRRANRNRNNLRSNLPVTSRYDDRTPR; via the coding sequence ATGCCTCCCCCAGTGGTTTTTCATCCTTTCAGAGGGCATTACTATTACGCGGGGTCCAGCTCTGCACCGCCACCCTTTTCATCGGGTCCTCCTTCTTCATCTGGCCAGTTTTACGGGGATTCGGCACATCACTATTTTCAGGGGTCGTGTTCATATCCAGTGCCACCAGGGCCTTCTTCGCCTTTTGTTCCACCGCCGCCTGCTTATGTACCACCTACGGTGCCTCCTTTTCAGGTGCAGTGGGATCAGCCTACACAGGGTACACAGGACTTTCCAGCTTCACATGGACTTCCAGAGACACCTGGGACTACAAACTTTCTGTCATACGGTAGCAGTTGGTTAGGTCTAGACAGCATGGAGGCGATGATGTTCCGCCAACAAGAAGAATTTGTTACCCCGCCACCAGCAACGACGAGTACGGCCATTCCCCAGGACCTGCAGGGTGACGACGGAGCCGACGACGAGGAAGCCGATGCAGGAGAGGGAGATGGTGATGGTCGCCCAGGTCGACGTTACCTAACCATCAGTACAGGCCGTCGGGCGAACCGTAACAGAAACAACTTGCGCTCGAACCTCCCGGTCACTAGCAGATATGACGATAGGACTCCTAGGTGA